From Spirosoma aerolatum, one genomic window encodes:
- a CDS encoding DUF3826 domain-containing protein encodes MKDFAQPGRRRSLGQPASKRLFLTLRFGLQNAVLGTLIACLSVGLAVGQEQTSEEKEAAYTRVLNERAAKIVASLGLTDANKTAHVQQTIVQQYRDLNAIHDSRKAALNGVTDRAQKDAIDAEASTKLMTLHSQYLVNLNRDLSPIQVDKVKDGMTYGVLPITVNGYQSMLPDLTDEQKKQILAYLTEAREKAMDEGSSEKKHAMFGKYKGRINNYLSAAGIDMKKASKEWEERIANQARKN; translated from the coding sequence CGTCGTCGTAGTTTAGGTCAGCCAGCGTCGAAACGTCTGTTTTTGACGCTACGTTTTGGCCTGCAAAATGCCGTATTAGGCACCCTGATTGCCTGCTTAAGCGTGGGGCTGGCCGTAGGTCAGGAGCAGACGAGCGAGGAAAAAGAAGCTGCCTACACACGTGTATTGAATGAACGGGCTGCTAAAATAGTGGCTTCGCTGGGCCTGACCGATGCGAACAAAACGGCCCATGTTCAGCAAACCATCGTGCAGCAATATCGCGACCTGAACGCCATTCACGACAGCCGTAAGGCAGCGCTGAACGGTGTTACCGACAGAGCACAAAAAGACGCCATCGACGCCGAAGCGAGTACGAAACTTATGACGCTGCATAGCCAATATCTGGTAAACCTCAATCGTGATTTGTCGCCGATTCAGGTCGATAAGGTGAAAGATGGTATGACGTATGGCGTATTGCCCATTACAGTCAATGGGTATCAGTCGATGCTGCCTGATTTAACGGATGAGCAAAAGAAACAGATTTTAGCCTACCTGACCGAAGCACGCGAGAAGGCAATGGATGAGGGGTCTTCGGAGAAAAAGCATGCCATGTTCGGTAAGTACAAAGGCCGGATCAATAATTACCTGTCGGCGGCTGGTATCGATATGAAAAAAGCCAGCAAAGAATGGGAGGAACGCATTGCGAACCAGGCCCGTAAAAATTAA
- a CDS encoding SusC/RagA family TonB-linked outer membrane protein, whose amino-acid sequence MALALRPRKQTLLTSAVKLVCALILCGFSDDLCYAETGGANSRPSAHRFGSPLENITGTVKDNKGQPLPGVNVLIKGTKTGTVTDIQGTFRLNLPTGKEILIFSYIGFKTQEVTVGGKTTLAIQMDEDAAALGEVVVVGYGVQKKATLTGAIATVDMKAVQDLPVNNLSAVLTGQLPGVGVSGGTSRPGDNAVITVRNPIILSKDGGTLQPLYVIDNVVRSADDFNALDVSEVDQISVLKDAAAAIYGARSNQGVVVVQTKRGKSGAPKFSYSGSTGISDATLPTMMNGFQQATYLNDLNYASGKLATDPTIYTPDELAYFKDNNYNWLKMAWQPSTVQRHALNVSGGNEKATYFAGASYNAQNANFDNINTDKWTFRASADMQVTRGLKAALSLSSYLGNKRMYYLKQGGENAENDMKSLLYTPQFNPPYLNGLPVLLSNSSNTNTIDAFNFFAVQNSDNYTQTKTTGFNVTANLDYEIPGVKGLKARVLYSRTFDNSFGKQYGTKYNVYSFSMLGDHKHIYGGDVIKTTTLNNGDRVRMNPSYIDTYQFNGYLNYDRQFGKHSISAIAFFEQAETHTDNVAAMAEGVIIGGLDNMRYAIGTQTTSETETEAGFLSYAARVNYNYAGKYLFESAIRYDASTNFAPEYRWGFFPSFSAGWVMSEEPFFKNNIRGIDYLKLRGSIGFMGGDATKPYNWLSNYSIQTGKGAVFGGNSDRPLIVSPNNAMANRQARWDNDTKYNIGIDAQFLKNRLSVTLDGFYDHRYNMLTSLTSSVPLLVGATLPSENYASVDGFGTELSFGWNDKIGSDWSYKVNTFLTWSDNRQILVDVDKGKIGTYLDPTGRSTDVGVLGYHYLGMFRTQQDVDSYLEKNPGYTLFGAAPKPGMLYYQDVRGPKDASGNYTAPDGKITTDDLDYLNRKASNHYGFGFNFSASYRNLSIGATIGGSFGGQAMVEGTARTQGTATANRPVFWADHWTPDNPNAAYPNPYYKDTYTVDSEFWYRSSTQASVRNLNISYGLPSRLAGKAGLSTVRVYLVATNPLNLYNPYDYKSYSGNYDAYPVLRSFSLGLNLGL is encoded by the coding sequence ATGGCACTGGCTTTACGACCTCGAAAACAAACGCTTCTGACCAGTGCCGTAAAGCTGGTTTGCGCGCTCATTCTGTGTGGCTTCTCCGACGATTTGTGCTATGCCGAAACAGGTGGAGCAAATAGCCGGCCTTCAGCGCATCGTTTCGGATCTCCCCTGGAAAATATTACCGGAACCGTTAAAGATAATAAAGGCCAGCCGCTACCGGGAGTGAATGTGCTGATAAAAGGTACTAAGACCGGAACCGTGACCGATATTCAGGGTACATTTCGGCTAAATCTGCCTACCGGGAAAGAGATACTTATCTTCAGCTATATCGGCTTCAAAACCCAGGAGGTGACTGTAGGCGGCAAAACGACTCTGGCGATTCAGATGGATGAGGATGCAGCCGCTCTGGGTGAAGTGGTCGTGGTGGGGTATGGGGTGCAAAAGAAAGCTACCCTGACCGGAGCCATTGCTACGGTCGATATGAAAGCCGTTCAGGATCTGCCAGTTAACAACCTGTCGGCTGTACTGACAGGCCAACTGCCGGGCGTCGGTGTTTCGGGAGGAACCAGCCGTCCGGGCGATAATGCCGTCATTACGGTACGTAACCCGATCATTCTGTCGAAAGATGGCGGCACGCTGCAACCCTTGTATGTCATCGACAATGTAGTTCGTTCGGCTGATGATTTTAACGCGCTCGACGTATCGGAAGTGGATCAGATATCGGTACTGAAAGATGCAGCTGCCGCTATTTACGGTGCCCGCTCCAATCAGGGCGTTGTGGTCGTGCAAACGAAACGGGGTAAATCGGGGGCACCTAAATTCAGCTATAGCGGCTCGACGGGTATTTCGGATGCAACTCTGCCGACCATGATGAATGGGTTTCAGCAGGCTACCTACCTGAATGACCTGAACTATGCGTCGGGTAAACTGGCTACCGATCCGACGATCTACACCCCCGACGAACTGGCCTACTTTAAAGACAACAACTACAATTGGCTAAAAATGGCCTGGCAACCTTCGACGGTTCAGCGCCATGCCCTGAACGTCAGCGGTGGAAACGAAAAGGCTACCTATTTCGCAGGGGCTTCGTACAATGCGCAGAATGCCAACTTCGACAATATCAATACAGATAAATGGACCTTTCGGGCCAGTGCTGATATGCAGGTGACCAGAGGGCTGAAAGCAGCTCTGTCGCTGAGTAGTTATCTCGGTAATAAGCGCATGTATTACCTGAAGCAGGGGGGGGAGAACGCAGAGAACGATATGAAAAGTCTGCTGTATACGCCCCAGTTCAACCCGCCCTATCTCAATGGCTTGCCCGTCCTGTTGTCGAATTCGAGCAACACCAATACCATCGATGCCTTTAACTTCTTTGCCGTTCAGAATTCGGACAACTACACGCAGACCAAAACAACTGGGTTTAATGTGACGGCTAATCTGGATTACGAGATTCCGGGCGTAAAAGGATTAAAAGCCCGAGTACTCTATAGCCGGACGTTCGATAACAGCTTCGGCAAGCAATATGGTACCAAATACAATGTGTACAGTTTCTCGATGCTCGGCGATCATAAGCACATTTATGGCGGTGATGTAATCAAAACGACAACGCTGAATAACGGTGACCGCGTACGGATGAACCCGAGTTATATCGATACCTACCAGTTCAACGGATACCTGAATTACGACCGTCAGTTTGGCAAGCATTCGATTTCGGCGATTGCCTTTTTCGAACAGGCCGAAACGCATACCGACAACGTAGCCGCCATGGCCGAAGGGGTAATCATTGGTGGCCTCGACAACATGCGGTACGCTATCGGTACGCAAACCACGTCGGAAACCGAAACCGAAGCGGGTTTTCTGTCGTATGCGGCACGGGTCAACTATAACTATGCCGGTAAGTACCTGTTTGAAAGCGCCATCCGCTACGATGCCTCGACCAACTTTGCGCCGGAGTATCGCTGGGGTTTCTTCCCATCCTTCTCGGCAGGCTGGGTGATGTCGGAAGAACCGTTCTTTAAAAACAATATTCGCGGGATTGATTACCTGAAATTGCGTGGCTCGATTGGGTTTATGGGTGGTGATGCGACCAAGCCATATAACTGGTTATCTAACTATTCGATTCAGACGGGTAAGGGAGCGGTGTTTGGCGGCAATTCGGATCGTCCGCTCATCGTATCGCCCAACAACGCCATGGCCAATCGGCAGGCCCGCTGGGATAACGACACCAAATATAACATCGGTATTGATGCCCAGTTCCTGAAAAATCGCCTTTCGGTTACGCTGGATGGATTCTATGACCATCGCTACAATATGCTGACGTCGTTAACCTCGTCGGTGCCGTTGCTGGTTGGTGCTACACTGCCTTCTGAAAACTATGCCAGTGTCGATGGATTCGGAACAGAACTTTCGTTTGGCTGGAACGACAAAATTGGCAGCGACTGGTCGTACAAAGTCAATACGTTCCTGACCTGGAGCGATAACAGACAAATTCTGGTGGACGTCGACAAGGGTAAAATCGGTACGTACCTGGACCCGACCGGTCGTTCGACCGACGTAGGGGTGCTGGGGTATCATTACCTGGGCATGTTCCGAACGCAGCAGGATGTGGATAGCTATCTGGAGAAAAATCCGGGCTATACGCTCTTCGGCGCGGCTCCCAAACCAGGTATGTTGTATTATCAGGACGTGCGTGGGCCGAAAGATGCGTCAGGAAATTACACGGCTCCTGATGGCAAGATCACGACCGACGACCTGGATTACCTCAACAGAAAAGCCAGCAATCACTACGGATTCGGTTTCAACTTCAGCGCTTCATACCGCAACCTGTCGATTGGCGCTACCATTGGCGGATCGTTTGGTGGACAGGCGATGGTCGAAGGTACGGCTCGCACACAGGGTACCGCCACGGCAAACCGCCCGGTATTCTGGGCTGACCACTGGACTCCGGACAACCCAAATGCCGCGTATCCAAACCCGTATTACAAGGATACCTACACCGTCGATTCCGAATTCTGGTACCGGAGTTCAACCCAGGCATCGGTTCGTAACCTGAACATATCCTATGGATTACCGTCGCGGTTAGCCGGGAAAGCTGGATTGAGCACTGTGCGGGTTTATCTGGTGGCTACAAACCCGCTTAACCTATACAATCCCTACGATTACAAATCGTATTCGGGCAATTACGATGCCTACCCCGTACTTCGTTCCTTCTCACTGGGCTTAAACCTTGGCTTGTAA
- a CDS encoding RagB/SusD family nutrient uptake outer membrane protein gives MKRSYKLLVAFCSTLALSGCVKVLDKTDLSSTSGDLIFKDSVLTQMNLDYIYDQNLPTPIGSLGPEPTGLSGLSDESYADSKLLQGSLLVNEVGDFGTALSATNNYGKIRVINTFLSDVKAGSLPQYTKNKLRAQAQFFRAWRYFDLVRLYGGIPLVLSPLAAVGVEAKQADYLPRNSTAESFAQIVKDLDSTIASVPGRWSSSGDWGRITKGAAAAFKGRVLLYAASPQFNPSDDATKWQASYDANKQAYDLLTANGFGLHASFDQLWFQEVNNPEAVFITGYNTATGDQTKKNNGYDNSTRPSYAGTGGGSNQPSWEMVKAFPMLDGKKPGESTKYTYTDQLFYKNRDPRFDKTIAYNGATWPLNGNTANKLWTYYVGGKTVEAKATNTGFYTRKAINPSVAAGDVQYSGTDWIEIRFAEVLLNLAESATGINKLDEAYTQLIAIRKRAGIEAGTDNLYGLKPNMTRAELFDAILYERQIEFAFEGKRFWDLRRWKLIEKTLNGKRRTGVTINLKTTGVPTDFATTRDNLNLDQVYTNYFTLAFKQLDTKYDIAWKPEYYFFAIPQTAIDNNPKLIQNNTWGGAFDPLK, from the coding sequence ATGAAACGTTCCTATAAACTCCTTGTGGCTTTCTGTTCAACCCTGGCGCTGTCGGGTTGCGTGAAAGTGCTTGACAAAACGGACCTGAGTTCGACAAGCGGGGATCTGATCTTTAAAGATTCGGTGCTCACCCAGATGAACCTCGATTACATCTACGACCAGAATCTACCCACGCCGATTGGATCGCTCGGCCCTGAACCGACCGGCCTCAGTGGACTGTCGGACGAGTCGTATGCCGACAGTAAACTGCTCCAGGGGTCTTTGCTCGTCAATGAAGTTGGCGATTTTGGAACGGCCCTAAGTGCTACTAACAATTACGGTAAAATCCGGGTCATCAATACGTTCCTAAGTGATGTGAAGGCGGGAAGTCTGCCGCAGTATACCAAAAACAAGTTGCGGGCGCAGGCACAGTTTTTTCGAGCCTGGCGCTATTTTGATCTGGTGCGCTTGTATGGTGGTATACCGCTGGTATTGAGTCCGTTGGCTGCTGTGGGTGTCGAAGCGAAACAGGCCGATTACCTGCCCCGGAATAGCACCGCCGAGAGTTTTGCCCAGATCGTAAAAGATCTCGATTCGACGATTGCGTCGGTGCCGGGTCGCTGGTCGTCGTCGGGCGATTGGGGGCGGATTACCAAAGGGGCAGCTGCTGCGTTTAAAGGGCGGGTGTTGCTCTACGCGGCCAGCCCACAGTTCAACCCATCCGACGATGCTACCAAATGGCAGGCGTCTTACGATGCCAACAAACAGGCGTATGATCTGCTGACTGCCAATGGATTTGGGTTGCACGCTTCGTTCGATCAGCTCTGGTTTCAGGAAGTCAACAACCCCGAAGCCGTTTTTATAACGGGTTACAACACCGCAACAGGTGACCAGACGAAGAAGAACAACGGTTACGACAACAGCACCCGCCCATCGTATGCCGGAACGGGTGGCGGGTCGAACCAGCCTTCGTGGGAAATGGTCAAAGCGTTTCCGATGCTGGATGGTAAAAAGCCCGGCGAATCGACCAAATACACCTACACGGACCAGTTGTTCTACAAAAACCGCGACCCCCGTTTCGACAAAACGATTGCCTATAATGGAGCAACCTGGCCACTGAATGGCAACACAGCCAACAAATTGTGGACGTATTACGTAGGCGGAAAAACGGTAGAAGCAAAAGCGACGAACACGGGTTTTTACACGCGCAAGGCCATTAATCCATCGGTAGCGGCTGGCGATGTGCAATACTCCGGCACCGACTGGATCGAAATTCGCTTCGCCGAAGTGCTGCTGAACCTGGCCGAAAGTGCGACGGGTATCAACAAACTGGACGAAGCCTATACCCAACTGATTGCCATTCGTAAACGGGCGGGCATCGAAGCCGGTACCGACAATTTGTATGGCCTGAAGCCGAACATGACCCGTGCCGAACTATTCGACGCTATCCTGTACGAACGGCAGATTGAATTTGCGTTCGAAGGCAAGCGGTTCTGGGATCTGCGTCGCTGGAAACTGATCGAGAAAACGTTGAATGGCAAACGGAGAACGGGCGTCACGATCAACCTGAAAACGACAGGTGTTCCAACTGATTTTGCTACCACCCGCGACAATCTGAATCTGGACCAGGTGTATACCAATTACTTTACCCTTGCGTTCAAACAGTTGGATACGAAATATGATATTGCCTGGAAGCCAGAGTATTACTTCTTCGCCATTCCGCAAACGGCCATCGACAACAACCCTAAACTGATTCAGAATAATACCTGGGGGGGCGCGTTCGATCCGTTAAAATAA
- a CDS encoding DoxX family protein yields MTHIQVNTANRKALKKTNILYWILTGLFAFVMAGSAIPNIMVNPMSVQGFHEMGYPTYIIPFLGWAKLLGVVAILVPGFPRLKEWAYAGLIFDLLGATYSVANSGKELVQWAPIFIFVALGFGSYYAYHKKRKAMALQNLTTTQHDFQQNGPAQVA; encoded by the coding sequence ATGACACACATCCAGGTTAACACTGCCAATCGTAAAGCCCTGAAAAAGACGAATATCCTGTACTGGATACTAACTGGTTTATTTGCGTTTGTAATGGCAGGATCGGCCATCCCCAACATTATGGTCAATCCCATGTCGGTGCAGGGGTTTCATGAAATGGGGTATCCAACCTACATCATTCCGTTTCTGGGTTGGGCTAAGTTGCTGGGTGTGGTGGCGATTCTGGTTCCGGGCTTTCCCAGGCTTAAAGAATGGGCCTATGCCGGACTCATCTTTGATTTGCTGGGGGCTACGTATTCCGTCGCAAATAGTGGTAAAGAGCTCGTCCAGTGGGCGCCGATTTTTATTTTTGTGGCGCTGGGCTTTGGTTCGTACTATGCCTATCACAAAAAACGGAAAGCTATGGCGCTCCAGAATCTGACGACAACTCAGCACGATTTTCAACAAAACGGTCCTGCTCAGGTAGCCTAA
- a CDS encoding 3-keto-disaccharide hydrolase yields the protein MFLKRSVCSLLLMLAVAGVQAQPLNTLSAQEKKEGWKLLFDGQDLKGWHKYNGKGVPSSWKVEQGVLHLNVPKTATGTVRDGGDLVTDAIFSGDFAFKAEYKIEKYTNSGFFFFVEEAPKNEKIYNTGLEVQVGDDVLYQKAVEHPHNSGDLFGIADVRIQEPQPLGSWNKVEVMLKKNKLTVTINGYTVQEHDLTSADWKKRMAASKLKDAPVGKGKYSGRIGLQDWNTSVWFRNIKLRTL from the coding sequence ATGTTTTTGAAACGATCTGTTTGCAGTTTGCTTTTGATGCTGGCTGTTGCTGGTGTACAGGCCCAGCCGCTCAATACCTTGTCGGCACAGGAGAAAAAAGAGGGATGGAAGCTGCTTTTTGACGGCCAGGATCTCAAAGGCTGGCATAAATACAATGGTAAAGGTGTACCGTCTTCCTGGAAAGTGGAACAGGGCGTTTTGCATCTGAATGTGCCCAAAACGGCAACTGGTACGGTTCGCGACGGTGGCGATTTGGTGACCGACGCTATCTTCTCCGGCGATTTTGCCTTTAAGGCGGAGTATAAAATTGAGAAGTATACCAATAGTGGTTTCTTTTTCTTCGTCGAGGAAGCGCCTAAGAACGAGAAAATCTATAACACGGGTCTGGAGGTGCAGGTGGGCGACGATGTACTGTATCAGAAAGCGGTAGAGCATCCGCACAACTCCGGCGACCTCTTTGGCATCGCTGACGTCCGTATTCAGGAGCCTCAACCACTAGGGAGCTGGAATAAAGTGGAGGTGATGCTGAAAAAGAACAAATTGACCGTCACGATCAATGGGTATACGGTGCAGGAACACGACCTGACCAGCGCCGACTGGAAAAAGCGGATGGCCGCCAGTAAGCTGAAAGATGCTCCTGTTGGCAAAGGCAAATACAGCGGACGCATTGGACTACAGGACTGGAATACGAGTGTCTGGTTCCGAAATATTAAGCTGAGAACTCTTTAA
- a CDS encoding glycoside hydrolase family 95 protein, with amino-acid sequence MKRTRLLLPALFLSLTIQAQPPAKQPLTLWYKKPATQWVEALPIGNGRLGGMVFGGITTDHIQFNEATLWTGEPRDYQREGAAQYLPQIRQLLADGKQAEAEKLAQEHFMGRQSNEADYPQKKAAWFNRVRALADTKGSPAAVAFDDRSWKTMDVPTPDGWEKMGNEGLDGAVWFRTTVTIPEAWIGKDMLLDMGRIRDQDFTYLNGELIGSDEGIAKNRRYTIPATKLHAGKNQLAIQVINLYDKGGFIGIKTSQPTFVVYPVGQQPTDGVPLSRPFRYWIQDNNPPASPRYQADYQPFGDLWLTVKRQEQATNYRRELDLTTALSRVTYQVNGVRFTREYLTSAPDQVMAIHLTASKSGQLSFDATLNSPHQGASVRKIDNQTIALSVQVKNGALRGESLLRIQTQKGQISVSGTKLVVSGADEATLYLTAGTNFKNFKDVSGDPALLSQQPLQTLRNKPFAAIRTTHVQEYQSYFNSLSLDLGHSPNEQLPTDERLQRFDQSSDPALIALYVQYGRYLLISSSRPGRNGVPAGPANLQGIWNDLLTPPWGSKYTTNINLEMNYWPAEMLNLSACHEPMFNAIDELAKEGRKTARAHYNARGWVLHHNTDLWRGTAPINASNHGIWVSGGAWVSHHLWEHYRYTQDQAFLQNRAYPIMREAARFFVDFLVKDPKTGWLISTPSNSPEHGGLVAGPTMDHQIIRDLFKNCIAASERLKTDAAFRDTLKTMYSQIAPNQIGKHGQLQEWLQDVDDPKDTHRHVSHLWGVHPGTDITWDETPDLMKAARQSLLERGDEGTGWSLAWKINFWARFRDGNHAYTMLKLLFRPAISPEGMTGGGSYPNLFDAHPPFQIDGNFGGASGIAEMILQSQGETIDLLPALPAELPTGNINGICAQGGFVLNIRWQAGHLSGVDITSKAGQPCVLRYGDKQLSLTTEKGKTYRLNGDLKVL; translated from the coding sequence ATGAAACGTACCCGTCTCCTGCTCCCTGCACTTTTCTTATCACTAACCATACAGGCCCAGCCACCCGCCAAACAACCCCTTACACTCTGGTATAAGAAACCAGCTACGCAATGGGTTGAAGCGTTACCGATTGGCAACGGTCGGCTGGGGGGAATGGTATTCGGGGGCATCACCACCGACCATATCCAGTTCAACGAAGCCACACTCTGGACCGGCGAGCCCCGCGACTATCAGCGCGAAGGGGCCGCTCAATACCTGCCCCAGATTCGTCAGTTGCTGGCCGATGGAAAACAGGCCGAAGCCGAAAAACTGGCACAGGAGCATTTTATGGGCCGTCAAAGCAACGAAGCCGATTACCCGCAGAAAAAGGCGGCCTGGTTCAATCGCGTTCGGGCCCTGGCCGACACTAAAGGGAGTCCGGCAGCCGTTGCATTCGATGACCGTTCCTGGAAAACGATGGACGTTCCCACACCCGATGGCTGGGAGAAAATGGGCAACGAAGGGCTGGACGGAGCCGTATGGTTCCGCACCACAGTCACCATACCCGAAGCCTGGATAGGCAAGGATATGTTGCTCGACATGGGACGTATCCGCGATCAGGATTTTACGTATCTGAATGGTGAACTAATCGGTTCGGACGAAGGCATTGCCAAAAATCGACGGTATACGATTCCGGCGACTAAGCTGCACGCGGGTAAAAACCAACTGGCCATTCAGGTCATCAATCTATACGATAAAGGCGGATTTATTGGCATTAAAACCAGTCAGCCAACGTTTGTCGTCTATCCTGTTGGGCAGCAACCAACCGATGGCGTACCACTCAGCCGTCCGTTCCGTTACTGGATTCAGGATAACAATCCGCCCGCATCTCCCCGCTATCAGGCCGACTACCAACCTTTCGGTGATTTATGGCTCACGGTTAAACGCCAGGAGCAGGCCACGAACTACCGCCGGGAGTTGGACCTAACAACGGCCCTGTCCCGCGTCACGTATCAGGTTAATGGTGTCCGGTTCACCCGCGAGTATCTGACCAGCGCACCCGACCAGGTTATGGCCATTCATCTTACAGCCAGCAAGTCGGGACAACTTAGTTTTGACGCCACGCTGAACAGCCCACATCAGGGCGCGTCGGTCCGAAAAATTGATAATCAGACAATTGCTCTATCAGTTCAGGTCAAAAATGGGGCGTTACGGGGTGAAAGTCTGCTACGGATTCAGACGCAGAAAGGCCAGATCAGCGTGTCGGGGACAAAACTTGTTGTGTCGGGAGCCGACGAAGCTACGCTGTATTTGACGGCGGGTACTAATTTCAAAAACTTTAAAGACGTTTCCGGCGATCCGGCTTTATTGAGTCAACAGCCTTTACAGACACTGCGAAACAAACCATTTGCGGCTATTCGAACGACGCATGTGCAGGAGTACCAATCGTATTTCAACAGTCTGTCGCTGGATTTGGGCCATTCGCCCAACGAACAACTGCCCACCGACGAACGACTACAGCGGTTCGACCAATCGTCAGACCCCGCGCTGATTGCCCTTTATGTACAGTATGGCCGGTATCTACTGATTTCCAGTTCACGACCCGGCCGTAATGGTGTGCCAGCGGGTCCCGCCAACTTACAGGGTATCTGGAATGATCTGCTCACGCCACCCTGGGGCAGTAAGTACACCACGAACATCAACCTCGAAATGAACTACTGGCCCGCCGAAATGCTGAATCTGTCGGCCTGCCACGAACCGATGTTCAACGCCATTGACGAGCTGGCAAAAGAAGGCCGAAAAACAGCGAGAGCGCACTATAACGCTCGGGGCTGGGTGTTGCACCACAACACCGATCTCTGGCGCGGGACGGCCCCCATCAACGCATCAAACCACGGCATCTGGGTAAGCGGAGGAGCCTGGGTTTCGCACCATTTGTGGGAGCATTATCGCTACACGCAGGACCAGGCCTTTCTGCAAAACCGGGCCTACCCCATCATGAGAGAAGCCGCTCGTTTTTTTGTCGATTTTCTGGTGAAAGACCCGAAGACCGGCTGGCTGATTAGTACCCCATCGAACTCGCCCGAACACGGTGGACTAGTGGCAGGCCCAACGATGGATCACCAGATCATTCGTGATCTGTTCAAAAACTGCATAGCGGCCAGCGAACGTTTGAAGACGGATGCTGCCTTTCGCGATACCCTCAAAACGATGTACAGCCAGATAGCGCCCAACCAGATTGGTAAACACGGGCAGTTGCAGGAGTGGTTGCAGGATGTCGATGACCCCAAAGACACGCATCGGCACGTATCGCACCTGTGGGGCGTTCACCCCGGCACCGACATCACCTGGGACGAAACGCCCGACCTGATGAAAGCAGCCCGGCAGTCGCTCCTGGAACGGGGCGACGAAGGAACAGGCTGGAGTCTGGCCTGGAAGATAAATTTCTGGGCCCGGTTCCGCGATGGCAATCATGCCTACACCATGCTCAAACTGCTGTTCCGGCCAGCCATCTCGCCCGAAGGCATGACAGGTGGCGGCTCCTACCCCAACCTGTTCGATGCCCATCCGCCGTTTCAGATTGACGGCAATTTTGGTGGTGCCAGTGGTATTGCCGAGATGATTCTGCAAAGTCAGGGTGAAACGATTGACCTGCTTCCGGCGCTGCCTGCCGAACTGCCAACGGGCAACATCAACGGAATCTGTGCGCAGGGCGGCTTCGTCCTGAATATCCGCTGGCAGGCTGGGCATCTGAGCGGTGTCGATATCACATCCAAAGCCGGTCAGCCCTGCGTACTTCGTTATGGAGACAAACAGCTAAGCCTGACCACCGAAAAAGGAAAAACCTACCGTCTGAATGGCGATTTGAAGGTCTTGTAA